The window GCTGGAAAAAGTTTTTTAAATTATCAACCTTTTCAAACGCTTCCTGTAGCTCGTCTTTTGAAAAGGGTTTTAATAAATAATCAATACCATTGGCCTTGATGGCGTCCATGGCGTATTCGCCGTAGGCGGTGCAAAAAACTACGGGGCAGTTTATTTTAACCGATTTAAATATCTCAAAGCACAGCCCGTCGGATAGTTGGATGTCCATAAAGATAAGATCGGGCTGCGCGTTTTGGGTAAGATAATCTATCGCGCTTTCAATACTTTGCAGTTTTGCTACGATATTGGCCGCCGGCCTTAGTTTTAAAATAAGATCGGCAAGTGATTTTGCCGCTTTAAGCTCGTCTTCAATAATGATAATATTCATGAGATGACAGGAAGTTTAATAGTGAATAAAGTTTCGCCGGCTTCAATACTAATGGTTTTATTAAGCAGGTGAATATAACGCTGGTTAATGTTTTCGAGCCCCATGCCCGTTGAGGCTTCGGGTGTTCTTTTAAGCTGAACCTCGTTTTCAACAGCAATATAGCCATCGGCCGAATACAGGCGGATTTGCAGGGGGCGTGTTACCGATACCACATTGTGCTTTATACAGTTTTCTACCAGGAGCTGTAAGGTAAAAGGAGGGATAAGTGACTGATAGTAATCGGCATTAATATTAACCGAAAGATGGATGCCTTCTTCAAACCGGGCTTTTAATAAAAAAATGTAGGCATCAAGTATCTCCAGTTCATCGGCAAGTTTTATCAGGTCGAGCTTGCGGCTTTCGAGGGTAAAGCGGTAAAAATTCGAAAGCTTTAAAATAAAATCTACCGAATGCTCATCATTACTCTCCACCATATATTTTAACGTATTCAAACTATTAAATAAAAAGTGAGGGTTTACCTGCTGTTTAAGTAATTCATATTGTGCACCCAGGTTGTCTGATTTGGTGCGCTCCAGTTCGATACCCACCTGCTGGTTTTGATAGCTTTGGTAGGCCATGTTTAAAAACATATAAAACATAATGTTCACCAGTATACCCCTTACCTCGAACATGAGCATTACCGGGCCAAAATTAAGATGAGAGAGCAAAAATTGCTGGATACAAGCTAAAATAAACATTACCGCTATCCCCCAAAACAAGCCTTTAACCAAACGTAGTACCGAAAACCCGTTGGCAACATCGCGCGAGGTGTATGCCGGCAGCGTAACAATATTATAATACCATATAAAAACCGCGAACAGGAAAGTTACCGTTGAATCTACAAGTGCTTCGTACGGGTTAAAATGATGCTCGGCAATTTTGGGAACCGAAGTAAGCACGCCCAGGAAAAACGAGCTTAACCAGATTATTTTGTTAGATATTTTAAATGTTGTTTTATTCATGTTGGCTAATTAAATGTAGCATTTAACAAGTACACCTCTTTTATAAGGCCATGTGCCAGCTCCTGTGAGCGCATCATCCCGCTAAGTTAAAATATAATGCAGATTGATACCGCATGCTAAATAGCCCAATCAGCCAATATTGTACCCGGCATAGGCATTTTGCACCCCCGCGCAGACATGCAAAAGCAGCGCCTTTATTGCACCTGCTGCCATACCATTTGCTCCCTATAAAGCCCCTGCTAACAAAGGTTTTAATGGTTTTGGCCGCAAATCCATCGGTTGACCAGTTCGGCGTTTCATTTAACCAACTCGCCCCAAATTATGCCTAATCCGACTGGTTTTAGCTAAAGGGCCGCCGGGTTTGCTAATAGGTTTGCATAAAAAATAACAAGTATCATGAGATCATTGAAAGTTTTAGCGCTAATTATGGGCCTTATCATCAGTGCCCTGTCGGTTTACGCCCTGATGGGCAGCGGCAAAATACCCGCAAAAAAAGATATAGCAAAAGCAGGCGGAAAAGGTTTTGTTGTATTGGAGTTGTTTACCTCCGAAGGTTGTTCAAGCTGCCCGCCGGCCGATGAGTTACTGGCAAAAATACAACAGCAAACACAGGGCAAAGCGGTTTATGTGCTGGCCTATCACGTTGATTACTGGAACCGGCTGGGCTGGAAAGATGTTTTCAGCAACGCTGGTTTTTCGGCCAGGCAACGGCAATATGGGCAATGGCTGGGCGGTACACAAATTTATACGCCACAGGTTATCGTAAACGGGAAAGCCGAGTATGTAGGATCGGATGAGACTGCCCTTAATAGTGCCATTGCTGATGGACTGGCAACCAACCCGGCGGCCACGCTTATACTCCGGGCGCAGCAGGACGGGAGTAAACTGAAACTGCAATACCAAACTACAGGCGCACCTGGCGGCAGCGATGTATTGATTGCCCTGGTACAAAAAAACGCACAAAATAGGGTAGAGCGTGGCGAA is drawn from Mucilaginibacter ginsenosidivorax and contains these coding sequences:
- a CDS encoding sensor histidine kinase, producing MNKTTFKISNKIIWLSSFFLGVLTSVPKIAEHHFNPYEALVDSTVTFLFAVFIWYYNIVTLPAYTSRDVANGFSVLRLVKGLFWGIAVMFILACIQQFLLSHLNFGPVMLMFEVRGILVNIMFYMFLNMAYQSYQNQQVGIELERTKSDNLGAQYELLKQQVNPHFLFNSLNTLKYMVESNDEHSVDFILKLSNFYRFTLESRKLDLIKLADELEILDAYIFLLKARFEEGIHLSVNINADYYQSLIPPFTLQLLVENCIKHNVVSVTRPLQIRLYSADGYIAVENEVQLKRTPEASTGMGLENINQRYIHLLNKTISIEAGETLFTIKLPVIS
- a CDS encoding DUF1223 domain-containing protein, translated to MRSLKVLALIMGLIISALSVYALMGSGKIPAKKDIAKAGGKGFVVLELFTSEGCSSCPPADELLAKIQQQTQGKAVYVLAYHVDYWNRLGWKDVFSNAGFSARQRQYGQWLGGTQIYTPQVIVNGKAEYVGSDETALNSAIADGLATNPAATLILRAQQDGSKLKLQYQTTGAPGGSDVLIALVQKNAQNRVERGENAGRILSHIQIVRKIQTEQLSNNGAGSTTIDLLENFSAQNWEVLCLVQNQNSGEILAASKAGLK